ACCTCTGGCAATAAGGGTCATGGCTTTATCAGTGACCTTCTGAAACTTCCATTGCACAGGTTTGAAAGAACGAAGCATCCCATAATGCTCAGCTGACTGTAGTGTCACAATGTGGGTCTGGTGGGAAGAATAGTCTAAAATAGCCTCCCAAATATAAGCATATGATAAGGTGTAAGCATGTCCTTTATCCTCTGCCCTCATGCTGATATCAAAACTAAAAAAGCACAACGTTTTTCTTAAGCATAAAACGTCAAATAATGAGGATAAAGTCATTTCATCAATAAGGCCTATATGGCATGGATTGTGAATGTGGATTTCTCTGTGTAAACATGAATGAATATGGCTCTACGTTATCAGTAAATGTCATCTCACTTGCACCTCTTAGCATGATGGGATATTTTAAGGGTCCAGTGCTCTGTTTTGACTCTTTACTCTGTCTGAGAATGTCAGCTGTAGAGGTAAAGCTCAACTGGCTGGGCTGCTGCATGAATGGCAAACTTTTACTAGGTTATGTCATTGCACAGGCACTGCACAGTAAATCTAATAGGTTATTTTGAGTTTGACGACCTCAGCTTGCAATATCCCAAACAGTGGGGAAGGGCCATCCATAGAAACATACTCTATCTCAGCTTAGCTCCCTACCCAAAAGAGTTGATAGAATTTGCAGGTTTAGCACAAAGTGTTATGCTCAAATATACAACGTACACAATATCACATACAGTTATAGCAGATGGATAAATAAGTTAAACTGGCTGTCGCACTGGTTGTATTTGAGCCATAAGAGACTTGGATAACGGCTGACCTGTTATTCAAATGACAACTATCAGCACCAGCTGATTTTATTATCTACTGTATGCAAAACAGTCTTACCTAAAAGTAGTCAAACATGTTTTAAAGTTCAGTGATCCGTTTAAATAacgtttcacattttattttgttctctgtAAAAATTTAAAggtgttaatattttttcaagatgactttaaaaataaaatcttcccGAGACAACTaattaacaaatacatttacattatattatatgtatgcctttagcagatgctttctGCCACGAGAGATTTACCGTGCAGCAGAAATCACAATACTGGCAAATACAGATGTAGAATATGCTAAAGGAATACAGCTCACAATCTCACCGTGTTCATGTATTCCTGCAGAAGGAGAAAAATCCTCACGAGTGAGACAGATTCGTCTTTGGATTGGACTGAAAACTCTGTTTAACTGACTCCAGCCTCAGTCTCTGGGCTGCTCCTGTGTCTGGTCTTGTGATGTCAGAATTACATTTGCCTAATTCAATAAGAGTTCCTTCTGTGCAGCACTCAAAGGTCAGGAAAAGCAacactttttctttatttacatgtcatttacttaaaaattctcattttgtagaaaacaaatattaagtgAACTGTGATGTGTagtgcatttattataataatattcaacacagaaaacacaatctctctctctctctctctctctttctaaccAACtcatagtttaaaaaaacacaatactgGTCCATTTCTGATGCAGacaataaacaatttatttctataattaactgtacattacattataaaatgaaGTGCAGCACAACTTAAAATGGTTAAAATGAAGTACAGTGTATAGATGATGTATGTTCCAAGTTTCACTTTTACGATCTGTTTATTTAGGGCTAAAGGCAATCTTAGTTTGTTGAATTGATTTTATTGTTAGGTTAGTGTGTTCAAACATGCCAAAACATGacagtaaatgaataaatgactttgGTCTCCTCtattcaaatatgaaatgtaGTATCAAAATGAAAGGTAAACAGACTTAAGccacaaaatatgatttttcttttcaaaataagCTTTGCTCTATAAAGACTGCAAATAGGTGGAGACACAACCTCTGCGAAACAAAGAGCGGTTTTCACCAAAGAACCGTTAGACAACTGATTGCAAATGGCAACAGGTAAGGCACTTGCATGTCCGAAGAAACAAAATGTCTAGTACTCAAATCAGCAGCAGCTGGGAGGAGGTATGACAAGCCATGAGTGGGAAGCAAAACTCCAACTTTACTCTCTTTGGAACGCCATCTTTTTTTGGCAATCGTAATAATTTTGATTTGCAgaaatatccccccccccccccccaaaaaaaaaaaaaaaaacataaaataaataaatatacaactaTACTTTGAAATGGGAATGccctcattatatatattttgtaaacatggggaaaataaataatttgataaataaaaagccaATATTAAGTTCCAAAACATAATAGTTTCATACAGCAGTGACTGAGCAAATGCAGACCatatgggaaaaaaaagaaaaacaccttcTTTCGAATCTCACTCGAGGTgcttttttctcagattttcatTCTTCTTAATGCAAACGTGTAACTTTTcacattattgtataaataaaaattatcctCTTCAAATTCTTGTTTACACttattgcacaggccactttgcatatatatacacatatgtatatttaaaaaaattataataaaaaccttAGTGGGcaacacaaagaccaataacattaatatttttttcatatatatatatatatatatatatatatatatatatatatatgaaaaaataattaaggTCAAGTTTAATCAATGCTTACAAACTTAGTTATCTTGGAGCACTAATCAAACTTTGTGTGTTCTTTTACAGATATCATATATACACCATCATGGTATTTAATTGAGCTCAAGTTCAAGATCAAGCAGGTCCCTATGCCCACAATATCATAACAAACTGTTCATACCTGTTAATACTCAATGTACATAACTGTCATCATCAGATGCTATGATGTCATTTCATATAGGAGACATTTTAAAAGGACCTTTTAAAGGACGATAGTGACACATTTCAACATCCTCTGATCAATTGTATTGTACTAATGTGTTGCTGCTAAAGCCTTTTGCACATCACAGGCTACGATTTGTACAATAAACAGCTTAAGCTAAATTACATAACAGTAGCTACTCTAGTAGCACATTATAGATGTAATTGACCTGATAAACACCAGCTGAGAAGCAAATTAGTGTTGTAAGACAAGTAGCCAACCACATTCATGTTGCATTTTTCTCTGGAAATAGACAATAATTATGTGGCTTTGTTGAAGTCATCCAAGTCACTATCAGAGTGGAATAAAAATCTCCTCACAAAAGTTTGTGGAACTATACAACTTTTGAAGGCACGGTTCAAGTTAACAAAAAAGTCACCAATTTAATTTTATGACTTCAGTGTTTAATTGTAATAGTCAATTAGATATGAATTTTTTGGGCTTAGATTTTGATCATGTTTTAATAAAGTCATAGCTCAGATGTTATCACGGACATATCAATATCTACTTCTAAAtctaattcagtttttaaataacttataaaTACTCACCTACCACCTTATTTGGTCCAACCAGTAATTTCTATGGACTGAAAATTTCTATGATCAGTGGTCCGATTAGTTATTCCATAATATGTTTCTAATTTTCACAATTATGTGCACCTTTATGGTTTGTAATGACTATCTTAATCAGAATAATGGTCTCTTTTTGCTATTAAATCATCACAACTGCATTGGTTCTTTTGCAGTAGCACATAAATATTCTGTACAACAATCTGGGAGGCAAAATGTCATCTATGTTGTTAGAATATCAACCAAAGGGCACAAAACTGGagttttaaagttaaagaaagtTTAAATTATGGAGATCAAACAAATATTTGAGGAAAATCAGTTCATTTAAAAAGGTCTGATTATGCCACCTGGGCCACGTTTATATTAAAACCTTAACAGGTAGGGCTTCCTTTAGCAAGACAAAGAAAACCAGTATCAACAAAGCCATTAATGAAGGTCCAAGCCAGAGCATGCTTTAATACATATCTTAGTTAAAGCACAGACAAACACATGAAGAATGCAGTGCAGTTATGTAAAGGGCTGCTGGAAGTATGTCCAAGCCTGGCCTGATTGTTCTCATGAGGTGTCTTGCAGCATCAGCCTCCATGGTTGCTCTCGATGGCTGTAGGACTGGATCGGTCCCATTCACTGAGAAAGCAGTTCTAAAATCTTGGGAGTCAGCTTTTCAAACTCTGCAACACAGTTGAAGTTAAAAAGAGCTTGGGGGAGGAAGAGGATTGCACGCAAAGAGCAGGCTCTTGGTTTTCGTAGTCAGTGGAGACTGTGGTGGAAAGCATGAGGTCCTCTGTGGAGACGGCCAAGTCACCTAGCTTGGCCAGTGAATTAGACCTTTTCAGTTGGGAGGACATGGTCAGTCCAGTGAGCCGCACACGGGCCTCAATCTCTCGAGCTCGCTGACGTACCAAGCCTGGCTGGCCCCTACAAATTCTCTGCAGACTATCGCTGCTGGAGCTGCGTGTCAGGGCCGAGCCCGGCGCGAGTGTTTGCTGGAGTTCACCGGAACCAGGGTGCAAGCTGGGGACGTTCCCCTCATCCACTTCCATGTCCTCTCTGGCAATGTCCTCTATGCTCAAGTCCATCTGCTCTGACAGTTGTTCCAGTCTATGGTGCGCCAGCTGCGTCTCCAGAGGGGCCTCCTGACTGAGCTCCACCGTAGGCCTCTCACCATCCAGACTGAGCTTCAGGAGAGTGAGCTCTGTCGTAGGACTACTGGAGCATTCCTTACTCCCCTCGTCCTCCCCTACCATTTTGTCCTCAGTCTCCAAGGAATAATGCAAATCCTGAGGAAGGTCTTCGCAGCTCAGTTGCTTGTTGTAAATGTCCGAGTTGGCTTGACCGAAGCAACGAATGCACTGGCAGTGCCCGCTGCTCATGTGATGCAGAGGGGCAGGAGGAGGCACCTTATTGGCGGAAACGGGACTGAATTTGTGTCCTCTGGGGGCCTGGATGGACAAACTGGGCAGGCCAGTGTGACGTGGCAGGTTAAGGCGATGGGTGCGACGTTCGCAGCGGCGGCCACTGGGCAGGCGCAGGCAGTCTCGGCACGACTGATATGAGGGCTTCACTTTGTAGGGCTTTCCAATGCTAGCACTGTCCTAAACCGATGAATACACACAGGCAGGGAGAATGCATGGTTAGGTTTTTTAAAGGTGTAAGAGTACGGGATGCTTTAGAGAAAGTAAAGCGTTTAGGACGGATTCACAGAAAAGAGCTCTTTGAGCTATAAGCTTGCATACAAGCCAGGAGAGCTGCCGCTACAGCTAAGACGTCATACTCACGTCAAAGCCAGAAGGGCAGCTGCGTTTCCCAGCCAGCCTGTTGCTGTTGTTGGCGTTCTCGTTGTTAAAGCGGTTCGAGTTAGCCAGGTTCTCGTCTTCCCTCAGCGTCTCCTCGCCACGAGCTAAAGCGGCCATCTCCGCCTCCTCCTTTTGtgcttcctcctcatcctcctcctccaccgTGCTAAACTCCAGCCTCAAGCGCATGTCCTCTATAGGCTCCAGTCGGCCACAGGTCTGGGCTGCTGTGCCCTCCCCGGGAAGGCCCAAGTGAGCCATGGGGAAACCTTCATCATCCAACAACGCATCCCTCTCTACATCCTCAATCTCAATAAAAACTCGTTCCATGCCTAAAAGTGGAGGACCTCGAACTGGCGTGGAGGGTTCACTGTCCAGAGCGGTGTCTGATAGTCGCCGGAAGTAGTAGTTGTAATTGAGATGATCTGTCGGCTCTTCTCCGCAGCAGGGGGAGGCACTTGCTCCACCATGGCCCCAAGCAGTCTGCTCTTGATCGGGGTGCAGTGACGAAAATTGAGGAGTCTGGTCACCACTGGCAGCTGAAGCCTGGAGACCCTCCAGCGAATACTCATCACCATCCGGTTGACAGAGTTTGTTGTGTCTCTGCTTGCTACAATGACAGGGAACAAAGGTAGCAGTCATCTCACGATAGtgggaaaaaagaaaatacagtcAAAGAaactggcaaaaaataaataaaaattaaaataattttgtcccTTTATTCCATGTTTGAAAGACCACAGCATGTGGTCACAAGAAACAGTTGAGATGGGCCTCATGTTTATGTCCCCACCTAGTCTTTGTTGTTCAGTTAATTTTCACTAGAAAGACCATGCTAGTGGATCAGCTTCActagcaccaaatcaacataaaCCAGCCTGGACCTGGAAATTCACGCTGTTCTAAAGCTGGACTTTTCACATTAAGAAATGTACTAATGAAACGTAAGATGCTCTGAATAAACTGTgcatgctaaatgaataaatataaatgtgaatgcAAATGGAAGAAGAATGCTATATATGATGTCAAAAAGAACATGCGTCTTATTATCTTGGGATTTCCCACCTGGCATCTAAAATCCCCTCGTACTCCGCAAGTTGTTTCATAAAAGCTGGATTGGGTTGTGCTATATTCCTCTTCTGTTTGACAAAACTGTACGCCTTCTCAAGCGACCATCCATACTCCTTCATGGCATAAGCAATGACAGTGGATGCTGAGCGACTCACTCCCATCTTGCAATGTACAAGGCATTTGGAGTTGTTTTTCCTATATGAAATACAAACAGGGCACtcacgtcaaaaaaaaaaaaactaacaaactggCTACAATATGGCTTTACTGAGTGAAACAGCACATGACAGGAACGTGTTTCTAATGTCTTTCTAAACACGAAAAGTAACTCACTTGGCTTTAACTATGAAGTCGTAGGTTTCGTTCCAGTGTGCCTGCAGATCTGTAGTCTCATCATCATGAACTCGGATATTACAATAACAAAAAGTACCTGGGAAAAAGTTGTCAATCTCTCTTGTGACATTGAGGATATACCCAACCCTGCATCAAAATAAACAGATGTTAGACTGTTTACTGCTGATTTGTGTTAAATACACATATCATTTTAACTCAATGCAGTCGGTTGATGTATAGCAGCACTAACCCAGAGTCTTGAAGCTCCTCCAAGTTGGAAGCATTCCATTCTGAGCCCTGCAATTAATGAGATGTACAACAACCATAGCTCTATTTGTTTCAGAGTCTTAAAGCTCCTGTCAGTAACCATGTCACTTTGTTGTAAACTTAAAGGGAGCTTGTTTTCAGTGGATGTGACTCAGAAGTCAGAATGATCAAAAGTTTAGAGCAAGTGCACTATAATTGTGATTTAGGTAAATAAACACTGCAAAaacgtttttaaataaaataaaaaaatgaagtaaaatgatgaaaataattattatccAACCTTTTTGATCTTGACAGTTAATCTTATCTGCAGGCTCCTGCGTGTGTTTGCTTACATAGTGTAAGTGCTGCAGATTGGCCCTTCTTACCATTTGTGTACTTATCTgtgatgttttgttgttttcaataACCAGGAGgattattgcttttttttatttttttacgtggATTAATCCAAAATTGAGCAATGCAGTAGTAAATGCATGCAGCCTCGCCCCCAACCTATCAGAGAACTTATACTATGCGCTTCTCTTTTTAGGTCAGCAAACATCTTAACCAAACAAGAATCAAACATGGATGGCAGAGAAATCTTGGAGGAAGCTTTACCAGGTACAGATGGTCAAATATGAGTGTAGCCTTGTCCATCTGGCCCAGGATAAGCAGCATCTCATTGTCAATAAACTCTTTATACTCTCTCAGGTTGCAGCTCATATGTTGTTCCAGTTCATTTCGGATCTACAGAAGTGAAAGGATTCAGTTTAATGCTCCTTCCATGGCTGCGGGATTCATGTAAACCATGGCACAAAAGCCTGATTACATATACCTCCTTAGAAGTAATATTTTCCAGGTCCTGAAACATCATTATGTTTCGGAGTTTGGCTTTAATCAAACACtcggttctctctctctctgttggcCTGTGCatgacatgaaaaacaatgttaatataaacaaaataatttaggTTTTCGGTCCCATAATAAGCCcacaaaatacaattttagtaCCATAACAGAGTATTCAATCTTGTATTACTAGAATCAATTTATCAGGCTGCTTATAGTACTTTTTGCTATACGCTGATATATGAACTCACTGCTCAGAAAACATGACTGGTGAGTCAGGCCGCGTGTTCTCCAGATCTGTCACAGCATTCCACTCATCGATACAACTCTGCTCTGAGGATATACAGCTCTCATAATAGCCAACCCATGTGAGGGCCATCCCTCCTGGGAAGTAGTTGTATCTGCAGGACACCTCACATGCTTTGTGCAACACCTGGAGGGCAGACCTGCATACATCAAATCAAACGTAAACGATTTATAGAATGTGTGAGCACACTATTAAAAtatcaacagaaaaaaacacattataaacgCACTATAAGAGGATACGTAATAGTTAACATACCACATAGCCTGGACTGACACAGGCTTAAAAACATGAAGTCTTCCTGCTGTGCTCACACTGAAACCTCTGGGGGTGAGAGAGGGGAGTTCAGGCATGTAAATTATGAGCCATGACATCATTTGTGATTATACAGAAATGCATAAGCAGGCAGCAGGACGATGCTGCTTTCCCAGGCTGGTCAGTGGAACAACTTTACACCACAAACCAGTGGAATATTCTCTCTAAATAATGCCCTGTCAATAGTCCCCAGGTCACATGCACGGAGATCATAAACATGTTATTTTGTACTGAACCTGTAGAGGTCATTCTCTGTACACATTTATAAAGTGATTTTAAGTGGGCCCAAACATAGAcagtgtattataatataatagagTATTTCTGTGTATGGGATGTGTGAGCAATCAGTTAAccaggaaaagaaaaacatttaatgaaacaaTGTCAACATGGGTCAGGAAAATTCAAGACAAGACACCTAAAGCCCTAAAGCAGGATTTAACCTTTGCCTTACAGGAAGTGAATTCATTTATTTACCCATCTCCATCCAAGTGAATTTTGGTATCACTCCAAAGTGGTAGAGTCATCCCAATAGAGCAACTTTTActacagcaaacaaacaaacaaacaaacaatgatttGTGTCTACCAATAGGTGTTGTATAAAGAATACAATGAATGCATACAGGCTGTAAGTTCGAACAAGCGGATCCCTACCTGTCCTTATCTGTAAAATCCACCCCAAGCAGCATGTTTTCTTCAGTGTCCTGATGCCCATTTGTGTAGACAACCACCATGTACCGCACGTGGTCTGTCCAACCGCTTTCTAACCTAACAACCTGTCGATGGAGACAGTGTCCATTGGTATATGCACATTGTGAGCAGTACTCATTCCTACATTGTACTAGACACAATGTACGTCACTTACTAGTTTAATTCTATCCTCAGCACGGAGGGTGTTTATCATTACTTGTAGATGCTGTGGTAGATCCCCTTTAACAACAATgacaaataaagaacaaaaatttGATAATTTTATGGACAGTAAACCACTATTTTCATCAACAATAACATAACAGTGTAGCAAAAGTTGTTAATGGAAAATCCACTTTTATTGTTGTGGTTCAAGGCAGTAACCACCATAGACATTAAGGTGGGCAAgttccccccaataattagaaatggcCAAATTGCTCACACCAATATTTGACATTCTTGATGCTCTTCTGCTGCACTCCATTACATTATAACTAAATGACATTTTCTAGGTGGTTTTCTTCAACGGTCTAAC
The sequence above is drawn from the Carassius auratus strain Wakin chromosome 5, ASM336829v1, whole genome shotgun sequence genome and encodes:
- the LOC113075158 gene encoding protein phosphatase Slingshot homolog 1-like, encoding MALVTLQRSPTPSAASSASTNAGEDLGSDDDQKANLSLSESFFMVKGAALFLQQGSSAQEPRTPTHHTNAGDLPQHLQVMINTLRAEDRIKLVVRLESGWTDHVRYMVVVYTNGHQDTEENMLLGVDFTDKDSKSCSIGMTLPLWSDTKIHLDGDGGFSVSTAGRLHVFKPVSVQAMWSALQVLHKACEVSCRYNYFPGGMALTWVGYYESCISSEQSCIDEWNAVTDLENTRPDSPVMFSEQPTERERTECLIKAKLRNIMMFQDLENITSKEIRNELEQHMSCNLREYKEFIDNEMLLILGQMDKATLIFDHLYLGSEWNASNLEELQDSGVGYILNVTREIDNFFPGTFCYCNIRVHDDETTDLQAHWNETYDFIVKAKKNNSKCLVHCKMGVSRSASTVIAYAMKEYGWSLEKAYSFVKQKRNIAQPNPAFMKQLAEYEGILDASKQRHNKLCQPDGDEYSLEGLQASAASGDQTPQFSSLHPDQEQTAWGHGGASASPCCGEEPTDHLNYNYYFRRLSDTALDSEPSTPVRGPPLLGMERVFIEIEDVERDALLDDEGFPMAHLGLPGEGTAAQTCGRLEPIEDMRLRLEFSTVEEEDEEEAQKEEAEMAALARGEETLREDENLANSNRFNNENANNSNRLAGKRSCPSGFDDSASIGKPYKVKPSYQSCRDCLRLPSGRRCERRTHRLNLPRHTGLPSLSIQAPRGHKFSPVSANKVPPPAPLHHMSSGHCQCIRCFGQANSDIYNKQLSCEDLPQDLHYSLETEDKMVGEDEGSKECSSSPTTELTLLKLSLDGERPTVELSQEAPLETQLAHHRLEQLSEQMDLSIEDIAREDMEVDEGNVPSLHPGSGELQQTLAPGSALTRSSSSDSLQRICRGQPGLVRQRAREIEARVRLTGLTMSSQLKRSNSLAKLGDLAVSTEDLMLSTTVSTDYENQEPALCVQSSSSPKLFLTSTVLQSLKS